The Xanthomonas sontii genome contains a region encoding:
- a CDS encoding DUF2934 domain-containing protein produces MDAETRQRRIRQLAHEIWEAEGRPDGHAARHWAMAERLVAAEAAAEADAEALQPSQPRRSAGNGSTSS; encoded by the coding sequence ATGGACGCAGAAACACGCCAACGCCGCATCCGCCAACTCGCACACGAAATCTGGGAAGCCGAAGGGCGACCCGATGGCCACGCCGCCCGCCATTGGGCCATGGCCGAACGCCTGGTGGCCGCGGAAGCGGCCGCCGAAGCCGATGCCGAGGCGCTGCAGCCGTCGCAACCGCGACGCAGCGCAGGCAACGGCAGCACCTCTTCCTAA
- the treY gene encoding malto-oligosyltrehalose synthase, with product MIPLRATARLQLHAGFTLLDAAAQVPYYAGLGISHLYLSPIGTAVPGSTHGYDVTDPRQVNPELGGEPALLHLSERARSHGMGLILDIVPNHMATHPSNPWWWDVLTHGRRSRHTGWFDIDWRAPGREGKLWLPVLDRPYAQALSEGALQLQVAEDGSVVLLHHDQRFPIRLDGAIAQEPASARPAWAARLNDAARLGDDALHRLIERQCYRLAWWRVGNDMLNYRRFFDITSLAALRVEQNDVFAAVHELPLRLVAEGHLDGVRVDHVDGLADPTGYVQRLRTQLDRAGRRRGIAPGGIALYLEKILAPHEQLRSDWPCDGTTGYDFMDQVAAVLHDPAGAEPLTALWRRWSGRSGDFGQEQRAARDEILQGSLQAEFVRTVQALGAAAHLDPLTREFSPQMLARGLMALLRHFEVYRTYAGPDGLDDDDAARLAQAAQRARAGAEPRVCAAIDAIERWSRDGRGTGKAQVALRRIVRRRLEQLSAPLNAKSVEDTSFYRHGVLLSRNEVGSEPDVFALTPEAFHAANALRAQRYPRALLATATHDHKRGEDVRMRLAALSAQAPWWEAQVARFQALSADLLPAGSAAPLPGDLLMLWQMLVAAWPLELAVDDADGLRDYAERIGAWQLKAAREAKLRTHWTWPDEDYERNARALLDAALVQPAGAALREALAQAAAALAPAGALNSLVQTTLRLTLPGVPDLYQGSEGWDLSLVDPDNRRPVDYALRQAWLRDATAADALLRDWHSGHVKAWLTAQLLQLRRAHPDLFAHGRYTPLQAQGPQAQHVLGFVREHEGVSLVVAVPRLGAAAQAPRPDATLRAQFDWRNTVLTLPQAQYRPVLASATVDATSAIAVSALFAEFPVAVLVASP from the coding sequence ATGATTCCCCTGCGGGCCACCGCCCGCCTGCAGCTGCATGCCGGTTTCACCCTGCTCGATGCCGCCGCACAGGTGCCGTATTACGCCGGGCTGGGCATCAGCCACCTGTATCTGTCGCCGATCGGCACCGCGGTGCCCGGCTCCACCCACGGCTACGACGTCACCGACCCGCGCCAGGTCAATCCCGAACTCGGCGGCGAGCCAGCGCTGCTGCACCTGTCCGAGCGCGCGCGCAGCCACGGCATGGGCCTGATCCTGGACATCGTGCCCAACCACATGGCCACCCACCCGAGCAATCCGTGGTGGTGGGACGTGCTCACCCATGGCCGGCGCAGCCGCCATACCGGCTGGTTCGACATCGACTGGCGCGCGCCCGGGCGCGAGGGCAAGCTGTGGTTGCCGGTGCTGGACCGCCCCTATGCGCAGGCGCTGAGCGAAGGCGCGCTGCAGTTGCAGGTGGCCGAGGACGGCAGCGTGGTCCTGCTGCACCACGACCAGCGCTTCCCGATCCGCCTGGACGGCGCCATCGCCCAGGAACCGGCCAGCGCGCGCCCGGCCTGGGCGGCGCGGCTCAACGACGCCGCACGGCTGGGCGACGACGCCCTGCACCGGCTGATCGAACGCCAGTGCTATCGCCTGGCCTGGTGGCGGGTCGGCAACGACATGCTCAACTACCGCCGCTTCTTCGACATCACCTCGCTGGCGGCGTTGCGCGTGGAGCAGAACGACGTGTTCGCCGCGGTCCACGAGCTGCCGCTGCGGCTGGTCGCCGAGGGCCATCTGGATGGCGTGCGGGTCGACCACGTCGATGGCCTGGCCGATCCCACCGGCTACGTGCAGCGGCTGCGCACACAACTGGACCGCGCCGGCCGCCGCCGCGGCATCGCCCCGGGCGGCATCGCCCTGTATCTGGAAAAGATCCTGGCGCCGCACGAGCAGTTGCGCAGCGACTGGCCCTGCGACGGCACCACCGGCTACGACTTCATGGATCAGGTCGCCGCGGTGCTGCACGACCCGGCCGGCGCCGAACCGCTGACCGCGCTGTGGCGGCGCTGGAGCGGGCGCAGTGGCGACTTCGGCCAGGAGCAGCGCGCCGCGCGCGACGAGATCCTGCAGGGTTCGCTGCAGGCCGAGTTCGTGCGCACCGTGCAGGCGCTGGGCGCCGCCGCGCACCTGGATCCGCTGACCCGCGAGTTCAGCCCGCAGATGCTGGCGCGCGGGCTGATGGCCTTGCTGCGGCACTTCGAGGTGTACCGCACCTATGCCGGGCCCGATGGTCTGGACGACGACGACGCGGCGCGCCTGGCCCAGGCCGCGCAGCGTGCGCGTGCCGGCGCCGAGCCGCGGGTGTGCGCGGCGATCGATGCGATCGAACGCTGGAGCCGCGACGGCCGCGGCACCGGCAAGGCGCAGGTGGCGCTGCGGCGGATCGTGCGCCGGCGCCTGGAACAACTGTCGGCACCGCTCAATGCCAAGTCGGTGGAGGACACGTCCTTCTACCGCCACGGCGTGCTGCTCTCGCGCAACGAGGTCGGCAGCGAACCGGACGTGTTCGCGCTGACGCCGGAGGCGTTCCACGCGGCCAACGCCCTGCGCGCGCAGCGCTATCCGCGCGCGCTGCTGGCCACCGCCACCCACGACCACAAGCGCGGCGAAGACGTGCGCATGCGCCTGGCCGCGCTCAGCGCGCAGGCGCCGTGGTGGGAGGCGCAGGTGGCGCGGTTCCAGGCGCTGTCGGCCGACCTGCTGCCGGCCGGCAGCGCCGCGCCGCTGCCGGGCGACCTGCTGATGCTGTGGCAGATGCTGGTGGCGGCGTGGCCGCTGGAACTGGCGGTGGACGACGCCGACGGCCTGCGCGACTACGCCGAGCGCATCGGCGCCTGGCAGCTCAAAGCCGCGCGCGAAGCCAAGCTGCGCACCCACTGGACCTGGCCGGACGAGGACTACGAGCGCAATGCGCGCGCGCTGCTTGATGCGGCACTGGTGCAGCCAGCCGGCGCGGCACTGCGCGAGGCGCTGGCGCAGGCGGCCGCGGCGCTGGCCCCGGCCGGCGCGCTCAACAGCCTGGTGCAGACCACCCTGCGCCTGACCCTGCCCGGCGTGCCCGACCTGTACCAGGGCAGCGAGGGCTGGGATCTGTCGCTGGTGGATCCGGACAACCGCCGCCCGGTGGACTACGCGCTGCGCCAGGCCTGGCTGCGCGATGCCACCGCAGCGGACGCGCTGCTGCGGGACTGGCACAGCGGCCACGTCAAGGCCTGGTTGACCGCACAGCTGCTGCAGCTGCGGCGCGCGCATCCGGACCTGTTCGCGCACGGCCGCTACACGCCGCTGCAGGCGCAGGGCCCGCAGGCCCAACACGTGCTCGGCTTCGTGCGCGAACACGAGGGCGTCTCGCTGGTGGTCGCGGTACCGCGGCTGGGCGCGGCCGCGCAGGCGCCGCGGCCGGACGCGACGCTGCGGGCGCAGTTCGATTGGCGTAACACGGTTCTGACACTGCCGCAGGCACAGTATCGCCCGGTGCTGGCCAGTGCTACCGTCGACGCGACGTCGGCCATTGCGGTGTCGGCGCTGTTCGCCGAGTTCCCGGTGGCCGTGCTGGTCGCCTCCCCCTGA
- a CDS encoding 4-alpha-glucanotransferase, translating into MTDTSLHTLADAAGLLVDWIDAGDTPRTVADDTLRHVLGALGLDARDAAACRDSLRRLQADAALPPLLTADVDAPVEIGAAPGTAYRLDSEDGRALHGHCDAQGRLVAPDTAGYWTLQHGDRRTTLAVAPPRCYGVADAVGAAQPRRWGLSLQVYSAPGGYDAGIGDAAGTAAWAARIAAAGGDAIALSPVHAARPIGAHYSPYSPSDRRFLDPLQAAPARVLGAAAAQRALNAAGLAQAFAEAQARPLIDWPASAALKWQWLRQLHADFGQADAALHADLAAFERDGGSALHAHAAFAAQDFGDADPGLHRFAQWLAARSWADVQRQSRADGMGIGLIADLAVGFDAQGAEAAAWPQAVLQGLELGAPPDAFNGDGQAWGICGYAPIALRASGFAPFIELLRAVMRDRGGVRIDHILGLLRLWVIPRGAPSSTGVYLRYPLHDLLRLLALESWRHRAIVIGEDLGVVPDGIRAELSRRGVMGIDVLLFTRDRAGAFLPPAQWRPDALATTTTHDLPTLRGWRRGEDIDWRRRLQLSDAAQQHADHQARTDDVARMDQAVAAALPPAEAADPELGALRFVAATPSPLALLPAEDALGLDQQPNLPGTVDGHPNWRRRLPAPDAAATAATLATRLDAFVQTRQSTSTAAQGSDACA; encoded by the coding sequence ATGACCGACACTTCCCTGCACACCCTGGCCGACGCCGCCGGCCTGCTGGTCGACTGGATCGATGCCGGCGACACGCCGCGCACGGTCGCCGACGACACCCTGCGCCACGTGCTCGGCGCACTGGGCCTGGACGCGCGCGACGCGGCCGCCTGCCGCGACAGCCTGCGCCGGCTGCAGGCCGATGCCGCGCTGCCGCCGCTGCTGACTGCCGACGTCGACGCGCCGGTCGAAATCGGCGCTGCCCCCGGCACGGCGTACCGGCTCGACAGCGAGGACGGGCGCGCACTGCACGGCCACTGCGACGCGCAGGGCCGCCTGGTCGCGCCCGATACCGCCGGTTACTGGACGCTGCAGCATGGCGACCGCCGCACCACCCTGGCGGTGGCGCCGCCACGCTGCTACGGCGTCGCCGACGCGGTGGGTGCGGCGCAGCCACGGCGCTGGGGCCTGTCGCTGCAGGTGTACTCGGCGCCGGGCGGCTACGACGCCGGCATCGGCGACGCCGCTGGCACCGCCGCCTGGGCCGCACGCATCGCCGCGGCCGGCGGCGATGCCATCGCGCTGAGCCCGGTGCATGCGGCGCGACCGATCGGTGCGCACTACAGCCCCTACTCGCCCAGCGACCGCCGCTTCCTCGATCCGCTGCAGGCGGCGCCGGCACGCGTGCTCGGCGCCGCCGCCGCGCAGCGCGCGCTGAATGCAGCCGGGCTGGCGCAGGCCTTCGCCGAGGCGCAGGCGCGGCCGCTGATCGACTGGCCGGCCTCGGCTGCGTTGAAGTGGCAGTGGCTGCGCCAGCTGCACGCCGACTTCGGCCAGGCCGACGCGGCCCTGCACGCCGACCTGGCCGCATTCGAACGCGACGGCGGCAGCGCCCTGCACGCGCATGCCGCGTTCGCCGCACAGGACTTCGGCGATGCCGATCCGGGTCTGCACCGCTTCGCGCAGTGGTTGGCCGCGCGCAGTTGGGCCGACGTGCAGCGGCAGTCACGCGCCGACGGCATGGGCATCGGCCTGATCGCCGACCTGGCGGTCGGCTTCGACGCGCAGGGTGCCGAGGCCGCGGCGTGGCCGCAGGCGGTGCTGCAGGGGCTGGAACTGGGCGCGCCGCCGGACGCGTTCAACGGCGACGGCCAGGCCTGGGGCATCTGCGGCTATGCGCCGATCGCGCTGCGCGCCAGCGGCTTTGCGCCGTTCATCGAACTGCTGCGCGCGGTGATGCGCGATCGCGGCGGCGTGCGCATCGACCACATCCTCGGCCTGCTGCGGCTGTGGGTGATTCCGCGCGGCGCACCCTCCTCCACCGGCGTGTACCTGCGCTATCCGCTGCACGACCTGCTGCGCCTGCTGGCGCTGGAATCCTGGCGGCACCGCGCGATCGTGATCGGCGAGGATCTGGGCGTGGTGCCGGACGGCATCCGCGCGGAACTGTCGCGCCGCGGGGTGATGGGCATCGACGTGCTGCTGTTCACCCGCGACCGCGCCGGCGCGTTCCTGCCGCCGGCGCAGTGGCGCCCCGACGCACTCGCCACCACCACCACCCACGACCTGCCGACTCTGCGCGGCTGGCGCCGCGGCGAGGACATCGACTGGCGCCGGCGCCTGCAACTGAGCGACGCCGCGCAGCAACATGCCGACCACCAGGCACGCACCGACGACGTCGCGCGCATGGACCAGGCGGTCGCCGCGGCGCTGCCGCCCGCCGAGGCCGCCGACCCGGAACTGGGCGCGCTGCGCTTCGTCGCCGCCACGCCGTCGCCGCTGGCCCTGCTGCCGGCCGAGGACGCGCTGGGCCTGGACCAGCAACCCAACCTGCCCGGCACCGTCGACGGCCACCCGAACTGGCGCCGGCGCCTGCCCGCGCCCGATGCCGCCGCGACCGCGGCCACCCTCGCCACGCGCCTGGACGCCTTCGTCCAGACCCGCCAATCCACCTCCACCGCCGCGCAAGGATCCGACGCATGCGCATGA
- the treZ gene encoding malto-oligosyltrehalose trehalohydrolase, translating into MATTAVSTDSPAAPRAALRPGAWPGANGEVAFALWAPDAERVELVFGDDRRQPLQAIGDGYFAATLACAPGTRYRYAIDGGTPVPDPASRWQPDGVHGASAVLATDGYAWRHGDWRGRPWAETVFYELHVGTCGGYAGLRAQLPTLAALGVTAIELMPLAEFPGRHNWGYDGVLPYAPASAYGHPDELKALIDEAHGLGLSVFLDVVYNHFGPDGNYLGQYASTFFREDAPTPWGAAIDFRLAPVQRYFIDNALMWLHEYRFDGLRLDAVHAIVPNAFLDTLREAITASVADGRHVHLVLENEANQAGVLQRGYSAQWDDDFHNSLHVLLTDEHEGYYAGFADAPAQHLARVLGEGFAFQGQADHRGHARGEPSGHLPPHKFVIFAQNHDQIGNRARGDRLITQVSEPALRAALALTALTPMIPLFFMGEPWGSRTPFQFFTDFAPPLDEAVREGRRREFAHFAAFADPEQRATIPDPNAPGTFQASIADIGDATHGDGARWRDWFAALMALRRQHLVPALGQASALGARVIGPKAIAAGWRLGDGEWHVAANFGDAPVALDLPGSTVHAENAGDDAAQLPPNAFVARYRPGNAA; encoded by the coding sequence ATGGCCACGACCGCTGTCTCGACCGACTCCCCTGCCGCCCCGCGCGCGGCGCTGCGCCCCGGCGCCTGGCCGGGCGCCAACGGCGAGGTCGCCTTCGCGCTGTGGGCGCCGGATGCCGAGCGCGTGGAGCTGGTGTTCGGCGACGATCGGCGGCAGCCGCTGCAAGCGATCGGCGACGGTTATTTTGCTGCCACCCTGGCGTGCGCGCCCGGCACCCGCTACCGCTACGCCATCGACGGCGGCACGCCGGTGCCGGATCCGGCCTCGCGTTGGCAGCCGGACGGCGTGCACGGCGCCAGCGCGGTGCTGGCCACCGACGGTTACGCCTGGCGCCACGGCGACTGGCGCGGCCGGCCCTGGGCCGAGACGGTGTTCTACGAACTGCACGTGGGCACTTGCGGCGGCTACGCCGGGTTGCGCGCGCAGCTGCCGACCCTGGCCGCGCTCGGCGTCACCGCGATCGAACTGATGCCGCTGGCCGAATTCCCCGGCCGCCACAACTGGGGCTACGACGGCGTGCTGCCGTACGCGCCGGCCTCGGCCTACGGCCATCCCGACGAACTCAAGGCACTGATCGACGAGGCCCACGGCCTGGGCCTGAGCGTGTTCCTGGACGTGGTCTACAACCACTTCGGCCCGGACGGCAATTACCTGGGCCAGTACGCCTCGACCTTCTTCCGCGAGGATGCGCCGACGCCCTGGGGCGCGGCGATCGACTTCCGCCTGGCGCCGGTGCAGCGCTACTTCATCGACAACGCGCTGATGTGGCTGCACGAGTACCGCTTCGACGGCCTGCGCCTGGACGCGGTGCACGCGATCGTGCCCAACGCCTTCCTCGACACCCTGCGCGAGGCGATCACGGCCAGCGTGGCCGACGGGCGCCACGTGCACCTGGTGCTGGAGAACGAGGCCAACCAAGCCGGCGTGCTGCAGCGCGGCTACAGCGCGCAGTGGGACGACGACTTCCACAACAGCCTGCACGTGCTGCTGACCGACGAGCACGAGGGCTACTACGCCGGCTTCGCCGACGCGCCGGCGCAGCACCTGGCACGCGTGCTCGGCGAAGGTTTCGCCTTCCAGGGCCAGGCCGACCACCGCGGGCACGCGCGCGGCGAGCCCAGCGGCCATCTGCCGCCGCACAAGTTCGTGATCTTCGCGCAGAACCACGACCAGATCGGCAACCGCGCCCGCGGCGACCGGCTGATCACCCAGGTGAGCGAACCGGCGCTGCGCGCGGCGCTGGCGCTGACCGCGCTGACCCCGATGATCCCGCTGTTCTTCATGGGCGAGCCGTGGGGCAGCCGGACCCCGTTCCAGTTCTTCACCGACTTCGCGCCGCCGCTGGACGAGGCGGTGCGCGAGGGCCGCCGCCGCGAGTTCGCGCACTTCGCCGCCTTCGCCGACCCGGAACAGCGCGCGACCATTCCCGATCCCAACGCGCCGGGCACCTTCCAGGCGTCCATCGCCGACATCGGCGACGCCACCCACGGCGACGGTGCGCGCTGGCGCGACTGGTTCGCGGCGCTGATGGCGCTGCGCCGCCAGCACTTGGTGCCGGCGCTCGGCCAAGCCAGCGCGCTGGGGGCGCGGGTGATCGGACCTAAGGCGATCGCCGCGGGCTGGCGCCTGGGCGACGGCGAATGGCACGTGGCGGCCAACTTCGGCGACGCGCCGGTGGCGCTGGACCTGCCCGGCAGCACCGTGCATGCGGAGAACGCCGGCGACGACGCCGCGCAGTTGCCGCCCAACGCCTTCGTCGCGCGCTACCGGCCCGGCAACGCCGCATGA
- a CDS encoding 1,4-alpha-glucan branching enzyme: MSDREHAVDPAAGGDPAADTEDDGDGLALQALARGEAIDAFAWLGPHPQADGTVRVRVLAPGAEALGLLDAQGKLIARMRAHPQADGLFEGELKQPTPYRLRIVWPDAVQECDDPYAFEPMLDPAWLQDLAAGDGAALRTALGAHHARVGEVEGVRFAVWAPQARRVALVGDFNGWDARRHPLRLHPEAGVWELFVPGLHGGEHYQYELQAADGSVLPRKADPVARCSALAPSTASVVPYADSHTWGDAAWLAQREAQAGSAQPLSVYELHAGSWRHDGNGQPLHWDALAAELIPYVRGLGFTHIELLPIAEYPFGGSWGYQPLGLYAPTARHGDADGFARFVDACHQAGIGVLLDWVGAHFPDDAHGLQRFDGSALYEHADPREGVHREWNTLVYNYGRPEVVAYLIGSALEWIERFHVDGLRVDAVAAMLYRDYGRNAGEWIPNAHGGRENLEAIAFLRRLNDEIAQRFPGVRTIAEESTAWPGATAPTAQGGLGFSHKWNMGWAHDTLRYLQRDPLHRQHHHSEMSFGLVYAFSEHFVLPLSHDEVARGKGSLLARMPGDAWQRFANLRAYLAFMWAHPGRKLLFMGCEFGQWQDWDHDRPLDWVQAQQPEHRGVARLVADLNRQLRALPALYRSDRSSDGFEWSIADDHHNSVFAFVRHDRDDDTPPLLAVSNFTPTVHHDYRVGVPRGGRWREILNSDSGYYGGSNQGNGGVLSTLPHPMHGHAQSLALTLPPLSTLWLQPDL; this comes from the coding sequence ATGAGCGATCGGGAACACGCCGTGGACCCGGCCGCCGGCGGGGACCCGGCGGCGGACACGGAAGACGACGGCGACGGCCTTGCCCTGCAGGCACTGGCACGCGGCGAGGCGATCGATGCGTTCGCCTGGCTTGGCCCGCATCCACAGGCCGACGGCACGGTGCGGGTGCGTGTGCTGGCGCCGGGCGCCGAGGCGCTGGGCCTGCTCGATGCGCAGGGCAAGCTGATCGCGCGGATGCGTGCCCACCCGCAGGCCGATGGCCTGTTCGAGGGCGAGCTGAAGCAGCCCACGCCCTATCGGCTGCGCATCGTGTGGCCGGACGCGGTGCAGGAATGCGACGATCCCTATGCCTTCGAGCCGATGCTCGATCCGGCCTGGCTGCAGGATCTGGCCGCCGGCGACGGCGCCGCCCTGCGTACCGCGCTCGGCGCGCATCACGCCCGCGTCGGCGAGGTGGAGGGCGTGCGCTTCGCGGTGTGGGCGCCGCAGGCCAGGCGGGTGGCGCTGGTCGGCGACTTCAATGGCTGGGACGCGCGCCGGCATCCGCTGCGCCTGCATCCGGAGGCCGGGGTCTGGGAACTGTTCGTGCCCGGGCTGCACGGCGGCGAACACTATCAATACGAATTGCAGGCCGCCGACGGCAGCGTGCTGCCGCGCAAGGCCGATCCGGTGGCGCGCTGCAGCGCCCTGGCGCCGTCCACCGCCTCGGTTGTGCCGTACGCCGACAGCCACACCTGGGGCGATGCCGCCTGGCTGGCGCAGCGCGAGGCCCAGGCCGGCAGCGCGCAGCCGCTGAGCGTCTACGAGCTGCATGCCGGCTCCTGGCGCCACGACGGCAACGGCCAGCCGCTGCACTGGGATGCGCTGGCCGCCGAACTGATCCCCTACGTGCGCGGGCTCGGCTTCACCCATATCGAGCTGCTGCCGATCGCCGAGTACCCGTTCGGCGGCTCCTGGGGCTACCAACCGCTGGGCCTGTACGCCCCCACCGCGCGCCACGGCGACGCCGACGGCTTCGCGCGCTTCGTCGATGCCTGTCACCAGGCCGGCATCGGCGTGCTGCTGGACTGGGTCGGCGCGCACTTCCCCGACGATGCGCACGGCCTGCAGCGCTTCGACGGCAGCGCCCTGTACGAACACGCCGACCCGCGCGAAGGCGTGCACCGCGAGTGGAATACGCTGGTCTACAACTACGGCCGCCCGGAAGTGGTGGCTTACCTGATCGGCAGCGCGCTGGAGTGGATCGAGCGCTTCCACGTCGACGGCCTGCGCGTGGATGCGGTGGCGGCGATGCTGTACCGCGACTACGGCCGCAACGCCGGCGAGTGGATTCCCAACGCCCATGGCGGCCGCGAGAACCTGGAGGCGATCGCCTTCCTGCGCCGGCTCAACGACGAGATCGCGCAGCGCTTCCCGGGCGTGCGCACCATCGCCGAGGAATCCACCGCGTGGCCGGGTGCGACCGCGCCCACGGCGCAGGGCGGCCTGGGCTTCAGCCACAAGTGGAACATGGGCTGGGCGCACGACACCCTGCGCTACCTGCAGCGCGATCCGCTGCACCGGCAGCACCACCACAGCGAGATGAGCTTCGGCCTGGTGTACGCGTTCTCCGAGCATTTCGTGCTGCCGCTGTCGCACGACGAGGTGGCGCGCGGCAAGGGCTCACTGCTGGCGCGCATGCCCGGCGACGCCTGGCAGCGCTTCGCCAACCTGCGCGCCTACCTGGCCTTCATGTGGGCGCATCCCGGACGCAAACTGCTGTTCATGGGCTGCGAGTTCGGGCAGTGGCAGGACTGGGACCACGACCGGCCGCTGGACTGGGTGCAGGCGCAGCAGCCCGAGCACCGCGGCGTCGCGCGCCTGGTCGCCGACCTCAACCGGCAGTTGCGTGCGTTGCCGGCGCTGTACCGCAGCGACCGCAGCAGCGACGGCTTCGAATGGAGCATCGCCGACGATCACCACAACAGCGTCTTCGCCTTCGTCCGCCACGATCGCGATGACGATACGCCGCCGCTGCTGGCGGTGAGCAACTTCACGCCGACCGTCCACCACGATTACCGCGTGGGGGTGCCGCGTGGCGGACGCTGGCGCGAGATTCTCAACAGCGACAGCGGCTATTACGGCGGTTCCAACCAGGGCAACGGCGGTGTGCTGTCGACCCTGCCGCATCCGATGCACGGGCATGCGCAATCGCTGGCGCTGACCTTGCCGCCGCTGTCCACCCTTTGGCTGCAACCGGACCTTTGA